One segment of Pyxidicoccus xibeiensis DNA contains the following:
- a CDS encoding CARDB domain-containing protein, whose protein sequence is MQSRPGALTFAPDLVVTKVAAPESVRLGEFFQLSVTMCNRGTAPIPEDYYNWPQLELVLSMDDSLSMSGGDIPPANDQTRISSMGVPMMDPGQCTTVRMNAYAELPVDAQGQEGAYYLGAIIDYDGRVAEADETNNIFVHGRMGVGSRSDLVVKAVTGPASIRSGNSFTAGVTVCNQGTEPTNTASSVEVYLSMDDTLTLPTAPATDQRLIGQVPVPGLNAGSCVTRNVQVAASLPQDAQGQEGAYYLGAIVDPAQAEQELREDNNAHVSGRMGVGSRSDLVVAELKGPADVQHGASFTAEVTVCNQGTEPSNSALAELYLSMDDSLTLLDPSTPLPTDQRLIGQMQTPPLYAGQCVTRSVQAHAVLPQDAQGEGAYYLGAIVDPVQSEPELREDNNTFVRGLLGVGTRADLVVTAVTGPTSAQEDAQFTARVTVCNPGTAPSNPSLVELYLSMDTELAYPSLLHMPFDQRTIGSVQLPSLVPGQCLTRSVPSFAHRPLDGPFEGGAYYLSAIVDPYLSEQELREDNNAFVGELMGVGGAPDLVVTAVTVPASVRDGDPFTATVTVCNHGGGYPFGTGQVDLYLSTDATLTVPNSQGPGLPGDQQWVGSAQLLYPYRGLCKDVRIQASALLPQEAMGAPGAYHLGAIVDPQQAMQELREDNNAFVGGLVGVGSRSDLVVTALKAPASVRDGASFTASLTVCNQGTEPVSGGNSQVELYLSTDATLTAPNTHGPAMPGDQRLIGALPVPSLFVGQCVTRDVEVSAQLPQEAMGAPGAYYLGALVDPYQSVQELREDNNDFVSGLVGVGSRSDLVVTKVTAPASAADGAPFTATATVCNQGTEPLSSGTQLVELYLSTDTTLMAPNAMGPGMPAFTDQQLIGSANVHTLFAGQCKDLSIQAFAQLPQEAMGAPGTYHLGALVDPYQSEQELREDNNTLIGGLLGVGARADLAVTAVTGPASLREGDAFTGTVRVCNLGTQPSSGHQVDLFLSMAPTLALAYTAEHSWLTDQQWLGGVQMPGLNVGQCMDVHVNAQAQLPQDAMGAPGTYYLGGMVDSWNSELELREDNNAFVGGLVGVGIRSDLVVTELKGPASVRDGASFTATVTVCNQGTELTSSQPRVELYLSMDTTLTLSASPGQPTDQQAIGYVDLPPLAAGRCATRSMSVNAHLPPDAMGNAGRYYLGAIVDAHHAETELREDNNAFIGSALGVGNRPDLVVTQVTAPASAVPGALFTASVTVCNPGTEPSAPTQLELYLSLDTTLTPQAAGAPGGQLMDQSLIGALTLSSLQPGQCVTRDMTGGTNLPPGATGNEGAYYLGAIVDPYQSEPELREDNNAFIGGLLGVGHRPDLVVTAVTGPDSVRIGDTFTAQVTVCNQGTEPTGAYGQALVDLYLSVDTTLTAPPPGSSPGAIADQRLIGSLPLAPLQPGQCVTGSLAVPADVPSASLPSNRTLYLGAIVDPFQLETELREDNNVFVGDLLAVGHLADLVVTEVSAPASVQHGAPFTATVKVCNLGTKESGGWMTESRVQLHLSTDTTLVMPGPNPAPLPDQLMVGSRYVNAIAPGQCETIPVQATANLPPEALADGPVYVAAIIDGIQAEEELREDNNITVGGLMGVGNRADLVVTELSAPTSVRDGDPFTATVKVCNQGTTLTANPYGTHVELYISMDTTLTQPESGAPWPSDQHLVSNAQVGPLAAGQCLTLTLQAWAYRPPASQGPGAFFLGAIVDPAGAEPELREDNNARVDFALELTSP, encoded by the coding sequence ATGCAGTCACGGCCGGGGGCCCTGACCTTCGCCCCGGACCTCGTGGTGACGAAGGTGGCCGCCCCCGAAAGCGTCCGGCTCGGCGAGTTCTTCCAGCTTTCGGTGACGATGTGCAACCGGGGCACGGCGCCCATCCCCGAGGACTATTACAACTGGCCCCAGCTGGAGCTGGTCCTCTCCATGGACGACAGCCTGTCCATGTCGGGCGGCGACATCCCTCCGGCGAACGACCAGACGCGGATCTCCTCCATGGGCGTGCCCATGATGGACCCGGGGCAGTGCACGACGGTCCGCATGAATGCCTACGCGGAACTGCCCGTCGATGCGCAGGGGCAGGAGGGCGCCTACTACCTGGGCGCCATCATCGACTACGACGGGCGCGTGGCTGAAGCGGACGAGACGAACAACATCTTCGTCCACGGCCGGATGGGCGTGGGCTCCCGCTCGGACCTGGTGGTGAAGGCGGTCACGGGCCCGGCCAGTATCCGCTCGGGCAACTCCTTCACGGCGGGCGTGACGGTGTGCAACCAGGGCACGGAGCCCACCAACACCGCCTCCTCCGTGGAGGTGTATCTCTCCATGGACGACACTCTCACGCTGCCCACGGCCCCCGCCACGGACCAGCGGCTGATTGGACAGGTGCCCGTCCCGGGACTGAACGCGGGCAGTTGTGTCACGAGGAACGTGCAGGTCGCTGCGTCGCTGCCGCAGGACGCGCAGGGACAGGAGGGGGCCTACTACCTGGGCGCCATCGTGGACCCCGCCCAGGCCGAGCAGGAGCTGCGCGAGGACAACAACGCCCACGTGTCCGGGCGGATGGGTGTGGGCAGCCGCTCCGACCTCGTGGTGGCGGAGCTGAAGGGGCCCGCCGACGTACAGCACGGTGCCAGCTTCACGGCCGAGGTGACGGTGTGCAACCAGGGCACGGAGCCCTCCAACTCCGCGCTCGCCGAGCTGTACCTCTCCATGGACGACAGCCTCACGCTGCTGGACCCGAGCACGCCGCTGCCCACGGACCAGCGGCTGATTGGCCAGATGCAGACGCCGCCGCTGTATGCGGGGCAGTGCGTGACGCGGAGCGTGCAGGCCCACGCGGTCCTGCCTCAGGACGCGCAGGGCGAGGGCGCGTACTACCTGGGCGCCATCGTGGACCCCGTGCAGTCCGAGCCGGAGCTGCGCGAGGACAACAACACCTTCGTCCGCGGCCTGCTGGGCGTGGGCACGCGCGCGGACCTGGTGGTGACGGCGGTGACGGGCCCGACCAGTGCCCAGGAGGATGCCCAGTTCACGGCCCGCGTGACGGTGTGCAACCCGGGGACGGCCCCCAGCAACCCGTCCCTGGTCGAGCTCTACCTGTCCATGGACACCGAGCTCGCGTACCCGTCCCTCCTGCACATGCCCTTCGACCAGCGGACGATTGGCTCGGTGCAGCTGCCCTCCCTCGTTCCTGGACAGTGCCTGACCCGGAGCGTGCCGTCCTTCGCGCATCGCCCGCTGGATGGGCCGTTCGAGGGTGGCGCGTACTACCTGAGCGCCATCGTGGACCCCTACCTGTCCGAGCAGGAGCTTCGCGAGGACAACAACGCCTTCGTGGGTGAGCTGATGGGTGTGGGAGGCGCCCCGGACCTCGTGGTGACGGCGGTGACGGTGCCGGCCAGCGTGCGCGACGGCGACCCCTTCACCGCCACCGTGACGGTGTGCAACCACGGCGGGGGATACCCCTTCGGGACCGGCCAGGTGGACCTGTACCTGTCCACGGACGCGACGCTCACGGTTCCCAACTCCCAGGGCCCGGGCCTGCCTGGCGACCAGCAGTGGGTGGGCTCGGCACAGCTGCTCTACCCCTACCGGGGACTGTGCAAGGACGTCCGCATCCAGGCCTCCGCGCTGCTGCCGCAGGAGGCGATGGGCGCGCCGGGTGCCTACCACCTGGGCGCCATCGTGGACCCCCAGCAGGCCATGCAGGAGCTGCGTGAGGACAACAACGCCTTCGTCGGTGGCCTCGTGGGCGTGGGCTCCCGCTCCGACCTCGTGGTGACGGCGCTGAAGGCCCCCGCCAGCGTGCGCGACGGTGCTTCCTTCACCGCCTCGCTGACGGTGTGCAACCAGGGCACGGAGCCCGTCTCCGGCGGGAACAGCCAGGTGGAGCTGTACCTGTCCACGGACGCGACGCTCACGGCTCCCAACACCCACGGCCCGGCCATGCCTGGCGACCAGCGGCTGATTGGCGCGCTGCCGGTGCCCTCGCTGTTCGTCGGACAGTGCGTGACCCGGGACGTGGAGGTCTCCGCGCAGCTGCCGCAGGAGGCGATGGGCGCGCCGGGCGCCTACTACCTGGGCGCCCTCGTGGACCCATACCAATCCGTGCAGGAGCTGCGCGAGGACAACAACGACTTCGTCAGTGGCCTCGTGGGCGTGGGCTCCCGCTCCGACCTCGTGGTGACGAAGGTGACGGCGCCGGCCAGTGCGGCTGACGGAGCCCCCTTCACCGCCACCGCGACGGTGTGCAACCAGGGCACGGAGCCCCTCTCCAGCGGAACCCAGTTGGTGGAGTTGTACCTGTCCACGGACACCACGCTCATGGCTCCGAACGCCATGGGCCCGGGCATGCCCGCGTTCACCGACCAGCAGCTGATTGGCTCCGCGAACGTGCACACGCTGTTCGCCGGGCAGTGCAAGGACCTGAGCATCCAGGCCTTCGCGCAGCTGCCGCAGGAGGCGATGGGCGCGCCGGGCACCTACCACCTGGGCGCCCTCGTGGACCCGTACCAGTCCGAGCAGGAGCTGCGCGAGGACAACAACACCCTCATCGGAGGCCTGCTGGGCGTGGGTGCGCGCGCGGACCTGGCGGTGACGGCGGTGACGGGGCCGGCCAGCCTGCGTGAGGGCGACGCCTTCACGGGGACGGTGCGGGTGTGCAACCTGGGCACGCAGCCCAGCTCGGGCCACCAGGTGGACCTGTTCCTGTCCATGGCCCCCACGCTGGCGCTGGCCTACACCGCGGAGCACAGCTGGCTCACCGACCAGCAGTGGCTGGGCGGGGTCCAGATGCCCGGCCTCAACGTCGGGCAGTGCATGGACGTGCACGTCAACGCCCAGGCGCAGCTGCCGCAGGACGCGATGGGCGCGCCGGGCACCTACTACCTGGGCGGCATGGTGGACTCCTGGAACTCCGAGCTCGAGCTGCGCGAGGACAACAACGCCTTCGTCGGCGGCCTCGTGGGCGTGGGCATCCGCTCCGACCTCGTGGTGACGGAGCTGAAGGGGCCCGCCAGCGTGCGCGACGGTGCTTCCTTCACCGCCACCGTGACGGTGTGCAACCAGGGCACGGAGCTCACCTCCAGCCAGCCCCGCGTGGAGCTCTACCTGTCCATGGACACCACGCTCACGCTGTCTGCTTCGCCGGGGCAGCCCACGGACCAGCAGGCGATTGGTTACGTGGACCTGCCCCCGCTCGCCGCAGGGCGGTGCGCGACCCGGAGCATGAGCGTCAACGCGCACCTTCCGCCCGACGCGATGGGGAACGCGGGCCGCTACTACCTGGGCGCCATCGTGGACGCGCACCACGCGGAGACGGAGCTGCGGGAGGACAACAATGCGTTCATCGGGAGCGCGCTGGGCGTGGGCAACCGCCCGGACCTGGTGGTGACGCAGGTGACGGCGCCTGCCAGCGCGGTTCCCGGTGCGCTCTTCACGGCCTCGGTGACGGTGTGCAACCCGGGCACGGAGCCCTCCGCCCCGACGCAGCTGGAGCTGTACCTGTCCCTGGACACCACGCTCACGCCCCAGGCCGCTGGAGCTCCAGGCGGACAGCTCATGGACCAGAGCCTGATTGGCGCCCTGACCCTGTCGTCGCTGCAGCCGGGTCAGTGCGTGACCCGGGACATGACCGGCGGCACGAACCTTCCGCCCGGGGCGACCGGGAACGAGGGGGCCTACTACCTGGGCGCCATCGTGGACCCGTACCAGTCCGAGCCGGAGCTGCGCGAGGACAACAACGCCTTCATCGGCGGCCTCCTCGGCGTGGGCCACCGCCCGGACCTGGTGGTGACGGCGGTGACGGGCCCGGACAGCGTGCGCATCGGTGACACCTTCACTGCGCAGGTCACGGTGTGCAACCAGGGCACGGAACCCACGGGTGCGTATGGCCAGGCCCTGGTGGACCTGTACCTGTCCGTGGATACGACGCTCACGGCTCCGCCTCCGGGGTCGTCACCGGGGGCGATTGCGGACCAGCGCCTGATTGGCTCCCTGCCGCTGGCGCCGCTACAGCCGGGGCAGTGCGTCACTGGCAGCCTGGCGGTGCCCGCGGACGTCCCGTCGGCGTCCCTCCCCAGCAACAGGACCCTCTACCTGGGCGCCATCGTGGACCCGTTCCAGCTGGAGACGGAGCTGCGCGAGGACAACAACGTCTTCGTCGGTGACCTGCTGGCCGTGGGCCACCTGGCGGACCTCGTGGTGACGGAGGTGAGCGCTCCCGCCAGCGTGCAGCATGGCGCGCCCTTCACCGCCACCGTGAAGGTGTGCAACCTGGGCACGAAGGAGTCCGGCGGGTGGATGACGGAGTCGCGGGTGCAGCTGCACCTGTCCACGGACACCACGCTGGTGATGCCGGGGCCCAACCCGGCTCCGTTGCCCGACCAGCTCATGGTGGGCTCGAGGTACGTGAACGCCATCGCCCCGGGGCAGTGCGAGACCATCCCCGTGCAGGCCACGGCGAACCTGCCCCCGGAGGCGCTGGCGGATGGGCCGGTCTACGTGGCCGCCATCATCGACGGGATTCAGGCCGAGGAGGAGCTGCGCGAGGACAACAACATCACCGTGGGCGGCCTCATGGGCGTGGGCAACCGGGCGGACCTGGTGGTGACGGAGCTGAGTGCCCCCACCAGCGTGCGTGACGGGGACCCGTTCACCGCCACCGTGAAGGTGTGCAACCAGGGGACGACGCTCACGGCGAACCCCTACGGCACGCACGTGGAGCTGTACATCTCCATGGACACCACGCTCACGCAGCCAGAGTCGGGCGCGCCGTGGCCCTCGGACCAGCACC